From the Nitrospirota bacterium genome, the window ACCTCGACTGGATATACTCAACGTTTTTAATCCCGTCCAGGGCGTCTTCTATCCTGCTGGTGACCAGGCTTTCCACGTCATCAGCCGAGGCACCGTAATAGACCGTGGTTATAAAAACCCTCCCCATATCAACGGGGGGCATATTCTCCACAGGTGTGGTAAAAAGGCTGAAGATTCCCGCCACAATAAAGAGAACAAATACGATATTGAGGAAGACAGCCTGTCTAATTGTATAGCGGACTACCCTCTTCATCTCTGCCCTGCAGCAAAGAGTTCAGTGCCCGGGACAAGGCGTTCGTCTGCCGCCACTCTCAGGTAATCACCAAATTCGCCAAGGGGCGTGAGCTTTACGACCTCACCCGTCTCCTTTACAGTCACTGTGGGGTTTTCGTAACGGCTGGTAACAGCGGGTTTGGGGATAAAAAGGCCTTCTGAGCGAATCTGGAGTGGCAGAACAAACATGAGCCCGCCCCTTCCCTGACCACGGAAATCCCGGATTACCAACTCTACATTCAGCTTCCTTGTCTTTTCATCAAACTCTGGGTTGATCCACTTGAGAGACGCCTTAACCGGCACCCCTTCAAGTTCAGCATCAAACTCTTCAGTAAGGGACTCGATGGCTGAAAGCTCCTCACTTGATAAGGAGAATGGCACAACAAGCCCGCTGTAGTCGGAGACCTCAGCAAGAGGAGTCCCCGGCTGAATAACTTCTCCAGGCTCGACCATCCGTTTCGTGACAATCCATCCCCCGGGTGCATAGATGTTGTGACGGAGCTTCCGCTCCGACAGCTCTCTTAATACAGTTTTCTGGACTGCCCTCTCCTGAACCGTTGAATCAAGTTCAAGCCTTGCCTGTTCAAGCTCCTGGGCAGCAGCGTCCCTCTTGACCCCTGTAGCCCTCTCCCTCCTGTAAAGGGTATCAACCCTGAGGAATTCCTTTTCAAGATAGGCAACCCTCACCTGCATCCTTTTCAGGGCTATATCCAGCTTTTTTATAAACTGCTCTGTTTTTTCTATCTCAAGATCAATAAAGGTTGGCTCTATCTCTATAAAGGGTTTCTTGCCGACTGCTTGCCCCACATCATAATTGACACTGAAAACCCTTCCCGGGACCTCTGAGGATACGGTCATGGATCGTTCCTTCCTGGTATAACCGATCAGCCTGATATCTTTGCTTGCCCTCCTGACGAGCAGCCTGTTTTCAGCAGGCACTGAAATATCCTTACTGTCCACCCCGGCAACGGTGACAGCGGGACAGAACAAGACAAACATCAGAAAGAAAGCAATATAACGCATCGTATCTCTCCTTAAAGATTGCCCTTTTCAGCTCACGCTTTAGTTATAAATAATGTCTGTGTCGGATATGCAAACTCGATTCCGCGTTTCTCAAACTCTTCCTTGATCTGAAAATTAATCTCCTGCTGGATATCCATATACTTGTTGTAGTCACTGCTGAGAACATTATAGACTACCTCGAAGTTGAGACTGAAGTCTCCAAAAGAAGAGAAGTGAGCACGGTCAAAGGCAGTAAGGTCGATATTCTTTATAATCCCGGAAATAACCTTGGGGATCTCCTTCACCTCCTGCAGGCCCGTTTGATAGGTGACTCCCAGACTGAAAACCACGCGGCGCTTGTTCATCCTCTTGTAGTTACGCACACGGGAATTGGTAAGGTCTGTATTGGAAAAGATTACCTGCTCTCCGCTGAGACTCCGGATCCGGGTAGTCTTGATTCCCACATGTTCGATGGTTCCCAGGTAATCTCCAACAATAATAAAGTCACCTATCTTGAACGGCCGGTCAAACAGTATGGCAAAGTAACTGAAGAGGTCGCCCAAAACCGTCTGAGCTGCCAGAGCAACCGCTACACCACCAATCCCCAGTCCTGCAATTACCGTGGAGATCTTAAATCCCAGGTTATCCAGGAGGAAAGTGATGGCAATTCCCCAGATGATTACGTTTATTACCGGGAGTAATCCCTTGACACTGTACTTCCTGGTTGTATCCTCTTCCTTTTTGAGCCATACGCTCTCTATCGCGTAATTTACTATTGCCACTATGAAACGGACGCTGAAGATGGTGAGAAGGACCGCTATAACGATATCAAAGGCCTTGGTGAATGAGAGCCCCAGGGTCAGGGTGTGTATGGATAGATAAATCACACCGAAATAGAAGACCGGAACCAGTTTGCTATCGACAATCCGTACAAAAAAATCATCCAGGGTGGTGGTGGTCTTGTCAGCCCAGACCTTGAGCCGCTTTATAATAATACGCTTCAAGACCATGACTACAAGAACACCGACAACGAGAATCGCAAGACTGACGAGATAATCCGATATGGTGTTGCTGAAAAAAGTCCGCTGCATGATATCCTCGATCATACTAACCCCTCCTGACATTCAGACTGTAAGGTTTATAAAAGCCGGGGCATCCATCCAAAAAACCCCGCAATAATTATTTGAAGTAAATAATAACACTTAATCCCCCTTTTTAAGAAGTGTAGAGGCAGCCCTCCAGGAAGTTATTGATAACAGCCCATGTTGTATTATTACGACCAATGCCCTTAATGTATGATATAATGCTTAATAATATATTGCTCTGTCCCGGTCGGGCTTCGGGAGACACTATCATCTTTTTGGGGAGGAACTCATGATCTCGCTTAATTTTGCAAATGTAATGGAAGAGGTTATAGGGGAAAAGGGTCTGTCTGAAAGAGAAATCGAGGCTCTAAGAAGCAAGGGGCAGGATGCCCTTGGGCAGCTGGTGCAGAGAAAGTGGCCGGAGCTTGCCTTTCTTGACCTACCTGACGGAGATACGGAAAAGATAAAGGAAATTGCACTCAGGATAAAGGACGACTCGGAGTTTTTTCTTTTACTCGGGATAGGCGGCTCAGCCCTGGGACCAAAGTCCATCCTTGAGGCCCTGAGTCCATTCCACAACCTCAGAAAAACCCCAAAGGTCTTTATCTACGACAATGTCGACCCCAGAACCCTTTCAGGCATCCTCTCCATAACAGACCTCAAAAAGACGACTGTAAACGTAATTACGAAATCCGGCAGCACTGCCGAGACCGTAGCCTCCTTTATGATACTCTGGGAAGAGATGGAAAAGGTCCTCGGCAAAAAGATATCCGGGAGGTTTGTGGCTACTACTGATCCTGAAAAGGGCAATCTTAGGGAAATAGTAAAACGTTACGGGCTGGAATCACTCCCCATCCCCCCTGGTGTTGGAGGCAGGTATTCGGTATTGAGCGCAGTGGGTCTCCTGCTCGCAGAGGTTATCGGGGTGGATTCAAGAGCGCTCCTTAAGGGAGCACGGGATATGAGGGAGAAGTGCCTGGAGGAGGACCTGTGGAAAAATCCAGCCCTCCTCATGTCGTTCATCCTTTACCTTTTGAAGACTGAAGCAGGAAGGAATATAGATGTTATCATCCCCTACGCCGATGGACTGAAGCCATTTTCAGAATGGTTCTGTCAGCTATGGGCAGAGAGTCTCGGCAAGCTTGGCATGGGACTGACTCCCTATCCCTCTGTTGGAACCACTGATCAGCACTCCCAGTTACAGCTCTGGGTGGAAGGCCCTGAAGACAAGGTGGTTATCTTCGTCAGGATAGAAGATTACGGTGTGGATATAAAGACACCGCACATATTTGAGGATATGGAGGGTCTTAATTACCTCTGTGGACACTCCCTCTCTGAACTCATAAAGGCTGAAGAGGAGTCTTCAGAGCTTGCACTGGCAAAGGCTGGAAGACCAAACCTTACCGTAAACATGCCTGCCATCGACGCCTATCACCTGGGACAGCTCTTTATCTACTTTGAGATTGTTACGTCCCTCACAGGATTTCTCCTCGGCGTTAATCCCTTTAATCAGCCGGGGGTTGAAGAGGGGAAAAACCTCACCTACGGCATGATGGGCAAAAAAGGATTTGAGGAGAGGCGTAAAGAGGTTGAGTCCGCAAGGGAGAAAAAGCTCTGCTGGAGGGTCTGAGTAAAGAGTTTGGGTTATCCGTTGCTCAGGACGTGATGCAGAAGTTTTTAATTGTCACCCTGAATTTATTTCAGGGTCTCGTAGTTTAGGGGCTCCTGGTATAATGAGCAAGAGAAATACCGGATATTTACTGTTGACCCTGCTCGCCCTGTGGCTGATTACATTTTCATGGACAACCCCCTCAAATGCTGCCGGCTCAGGTTGCGAGTACGTTTACGTCAAAAAGGTTATTGACGGAGATACGTTTGTCATCGAAAACAATGAGCGGGTAAGGCTTATCGGAATTGACACCCCTGAGACAGTTGACCCGCGGGTTGATGTAGCGTGGTTTGGCAAGGAGGCATCCGGAAAACTGAAGGCCCTTATCAAAGGGAAGAGGGTATGTCTTAAGAGGGACAGGGACCGCACAATCAAACGGGGCAAATACAATCGCCTTCTCCGTTATGCCTGGGTGGATGACACCTTTATCAACAAGGAGCTCCTGTTGCAGGGCTATGCCTTTGCATAT encodes:
- a CDS encoding HlyD family efflux transporter periplasmic adaptor subunit; this encodes MRYIAFFLMFVLFCPAVTVAGVDSKDISVPAENRLLVRRASKDIRLIGYTRKERSMTVSSEVPGRVFSVNYDVGQAVGKKPFIEIEPTFIDLEIEKTEQFIKKLDIALKRMQVRVAYLEKEFLRVDTLYRRERATGVKRDAAAQELEQARLELDSTVQERAVQKTVLRELSERKLRHNIYAPGGWIVTKRMVEPGEVIQPGTPLAEVSDYSGLVVPFSLSSEELSAIESLTEEFDAELEGVPVKASLKWINPEFDEKTRKLNVELVIRDFRGQGRGGLMFVLPLQIRSEGLFIPKPAVTSRYENPTVTVKETGEVVKLTPLGEFGDYLRVAADERLVPGTELFAAGQR
- a CDS encoding mechanosensitive ion channel family protein, producing the protein MIEDIMQRTFFSNTISDYLVSLAILVVGVLVVMVLKRIIIKRLKVWADKTTTTLDDFFVRIVDSKLVPVFYFGVIYLSIHTLTLGLSFTKAFDIVIAVLLTIFSVRFIVAIVNYAIESVWLKKEEDTTRKYSVKGLLPVINVIIWGIAITFLLDNLGFKISTVIAGLGIGGVAVALAAQTVLGDLFSYFAILFDRPFKIGDFIIVGDYLGTIEHVGIKTTRIRSLSGEQVIFSNTDLTNSRVRNYKRMNKRRVVFSLGVTYQTGLQEVKEIPKVISGIIKNIDLTAFDRAHFSSFGDFSLNFEVVYNVLSSDYNKYMDIQQEINFQIKEEFEKRGIEFAYPTQTLFITKA
- a CDS encoding glucose-6-phosphate isomerase, which gives rise to MISLNFANVMEEVIGEKGLSEREIEALRSKGQDALGQLVQRKWPELAFLDLPDGDTEKIKEIALRIKDDSEFFLLLGIGGSALGPKSILEALSPFHNLRKTPKVFIYDNVDPRTLSGILSITDLKKTTVNVITKSGSTAETVASFMILWEEMEKVLGKKISGRFVATTDPEKGNLREIVKRYGLESLPIPPGVGGRYSVLSAVGLLLAEVIGVDSRALLKGARDMREKCLEEDLWKNPALLMSFILYLLKTEAGRNIDVIIPYADGLKPFSEWFCQLWAESLGKLGMGLTPYPSVGTTDQHSQLQLWVEGPEDKVVIFVRIEDYGVDIKTPHIFEDMEGLNYLCGHSLSELIKAEEESSELALAKAGRPNLTVNMPAIDAYHLGQLFIYFEIVTSLTGFLLGVNPFNQPGVEEGKNLTYGMMGKKGFEERRKEVESAREKKLCWRV